A genome region from Magnolia sinica isolate HGM2019 chromosome 8, MsV1, whole genome shotgun sequence includes the following:
- the LOC131254087 gene encoding uncharacterized protein LOC131254087 encodes MNFIYILAGWKGSASDARVLHNALSRSDDPLLVPHGKYYVVDAGYAHSPGFMAPYRGVRYHLQEYRTGRAPANMKELFNYRHAQLRNAIERCFGVMKGRFPILKTAMQYEFPTQIQIVIACCVLHNFIRTRPESQEEMAYAGVSATDGESNPTPHEVSTNDERQWLLRASQREKDDWNCVRDAIANKLWEDAQQNSGMPDRMSSDPSTPIHSPAKTPVVPTRSSPRTRTAKSLAEPASRASKIKWTPDMDQVMIDIFLEQVALGRKGDNGFKREAYQSAADAVTKHTNVVLKWQNVSNRLRYYKREYIAVKDMLSASGFGWDNERMVVTTPDEVWEEYIKV; translated from the exons ATGAACTTCATTTACATATTGGCCGGTTGGAAGGGTTCTGCTTCGGATGCGAGGGTCTTACACAATGCTCTGAGTCGATCAGATGATCCCTTGCTTGTCCCACATG gaaaatattacgttgtcgatgccggttatgcACATTCACCTGGTTTTATGGCTCCATACCGGGGCGTTCGATATCACTTACAGGAGTATCGAACCGGGAGAGCACCTGCCAACATGAAGGAGCTGTTTAATTATCGGCATGCACAGTTGCGCAATGCAATTGAGCGTTGTTTTGGTGTTATGAAAGGCAGATTCCCCATCCTGAAGACCGCCATGCAGTATGAATTCCCCACACAGATTCAAATTGTGATAGCCTGCTGTGTCTTACACAATTTCATACGTACTAGACCAGAATCTCAAGAAGAGATGGCCTACGCTGGAGTATCTGCCACTGATGGGGAGAGTAACCCAACGCCTCACGAGGTTTCAACGAACGACGAGCGACAATGGTTACTGCGCGCATCTCAGCGTGAAAAAGATGATTGGAATTGTGTGCGCGATGCTATAGCAAACAAATTGTGGGAAGATGCGCAACAAAATA GTGGTATGCCAGATAGGATGTCTAGTGATCCATCGACACCAATACATTCACCGGCCAAGACACCAGTGGTGCCCACACGATCTTCCCCACGCACGAGGACGGCGAAATCCCTGGCCGAGCCTGCGTCCCGAGCATCGAAAATAAAGTGGACTCCTGATATGGATCAGGTAATGATCGACATATTTTTAGAACAAGTGGCATTGGGACGCAAAGGCGACAACGGTTTCAAACGTGAGGCGTACCAAAGTGCCGCCGACGCCGTTACAAAGCATACCAATGTAGTCCTCAAGTGGCAGAATGTCTCTAACCGACTAAGGTATTACAAAAGGGAGTACATTGCAGTGAAGGATATGCTATCGGCGAGCGGGTTCGGATGGGACAACGAGCGGATGGTGGTGACGACTCCTGATGAAGTCTGGGAGGAATATATCAAGGTataa
- the LOC131253504 gene encoding wall-associated receptor kinase 2-like isoform X3, which yields MALYLLLQIFWLATTLEGLASQPQVTTKPGCPDKCGNVEIPYPFGIGDSCNIGVGGFNITCNDSAYDPPKPFKGGLEVLDISLVSGLMRISGYVCWQCFNETGGVVSTSRRRLNLNSSSSFTFSETHNKFVAIGCDTHAYIIGSLGRNFTSGCMSFCSDTYSMIDGDCSGIGCCQTSIPKAFKRYEVDFDSNTQHQNVLSFNPCSFAFLVDQNAFSFKASDLNRLNRSQTMPVVLDWGIGNESCEIARKDATTFACVSEHSTCYDSTNGEGYRCNCSKGYQGNPYLSGGCQDINECEENHEKKLCEHNCINLPGSYYCSCQKGYKVLQDDERYCTKNKSVVFAVLMGVGIGVSLLLLLIGGFWSYWARRKRRLIKQKEKFFQQNGGFLLEEKRQSFAETFKIFTREELQMATNNYDKSQIVGQGGFGTVYKGILRNNKMVAVKKSKIVDKTQIEQFINEVHILSQISHRNIVKLLGCCLEEEVPILVYEFISNGTLSEHIHGDGFASSLSLENRLRIATETAGALYYLHSIASAPIFHRDVKSANVLLDNNFTAKVSDFGASRLVRLDQTQVTTLVMGTWGYLDPEYHQTGQLTAKSDVYGFGMILLELLTGERPISSTRSEEYKSLSRYFLSSMKENRLFEILEDRVRDEGGEEELMAVAQLAKRCLKHKGEERPTMKEVVVELERLRSHEHPWEPNNHEEIEILLGETSQGHASNSTYSTCEYSVDSHTLSALEIGH from the exons ATGGCTTTGTATTTGTTGCTTCAGATCTTCTGGCTAGCAACAACGCTAGAAGGATTAGCATCACAACCTCAAGTAACAACCAAGCCCGGCTGCCCCGACAAATGTGGGAATGTTGAAATTCCCTACCCGTTTGGTATCGGCGATAGCTGCAACATTGGCGTGGGAGGCTTCAATATCACCTGCAACGACAGTGCTTATGACCCTCCGAAACCGTTTAAAGGCGGGCTTGAGGTTCTCGACATATCATTAGTCTCCGGGCTAATGAGGATTTCAGGCTATGTATGTTGGCAGTGTTTCAACGAGACAGGAGGAGTGGTTTCCACCTCCAGGAGACGGCTCAACTTGAACAGTAGTTCGTCATTCACGTTCTCTGAAACTCATAACAAATTCGTGGCCATCGGTTGTGATACCCATGCCTACATCATTGGCTCATTGGGCCGTAACTTCACAAGTGGTTGTATGTCATTTTGCAGCGACACTTACAGCATGATTGATGGCGATTGCTCCGGTATAGGATGTTGCCAAACCTCTATCCCAAAGGCTTTCAAGAGATACGAGGTggattttgatagcaacactcaACATCAAAATGTCTTGAGTTTCAATCCGTGCAGCTTCGCCTTTCTGGTGGATCAAAATGCCTTCAGCTTCAAAGCATCAGATCTGAACAGATTGAATAGAAGCCAAACCATGCCGGTAGTGCTTGACTGGGGCATTGGAAATGAATCATGTGAGATTGCACGGAAGGACGCGACCACCTTCGCTTGCGTGAGTGAGCATAGCACCTGCTATGACTCCACTAATGGTGAGGGTTACCGGTGCAATTGCTCTAAAGGTTACCAAGGAAATCCTTATCTCAGTGGAGGGTGCCAAG ATATCAACGAGTGTGAGGAGAATCACGAGAAGAAACTTTGTGAACATAATTGCATAAATTTGCCGGGAAGTTATTATTGTTCCTGTCAAAAGGGCTACAAAGTACTCCAGGATGATGAAAGATACTGCACCAAAAATAAAAGTGTGGTATTCGCTGTTCTTATGG GTGTAGGTATTGGTGTAAGTCTCTTGCTTTTACTTATTGGTGGTTTTTGGTCGTATTGGGCAAGGAGGAAAAGAAGGCtcatcaaacaaaaagaaaaattcttTCAACAAAATGGAGGTTTTCTATTAGAAGAAAAGCGTCAATCATTTGCTGAGACATTCAAAATTTTTACAAGAGAAGAGTTACAAATGGCAACCAATAACTATGACAAAAGCCAAATCGTCGGTCAGGGCGGTTTTGGTACAGTTTACAAAGGAATATTACGTAACAATAAGATGGTTGCTGTTAAAAAGTCCAAAATAGTGGATAAGACCCAAATTGAGCAGTTTATAAATGAGGTCCACATCTTGTCGCAGATCAGCCACAGAAATATTGTTAAGCTCTTGGGTTGCTGTTTAGAAGAAGAAGTTCCAATCCTGGTGTATGAATTTATTTCCAATGGAACCCTCTCCGAGCATATCCATGGCGACGGCTTTGCATCGTCACTTTCCTTAGAAAACCGTCTAAGGATTGCTACAGAAACTGCAGGGGCACTTTACTATTTACACTCCATAGCTTCTGCTCCCATCTTTCATAGAGATGTGAAGTCCGCCAATGTACTTTTGGATAATAATTTCACAGCGAAAGTGTCTGATTTTGGAGCTTCAAGATTGGTTCGGCTGGATCAAACTCAAGTAACGACATTGGTGATGGGGACATGGGGATACTTAGATCCAGAGTATCATCAAACAGGCCAATTAACAGCAAAGAGCGATGTATATGGCTTTGGCATGATTCTTTTGGAGCTCTTGACGGGTGAGAGGCCCATTTCTTCCACTAGATCTGAAGAATATAAAAGCCTTTCCAGGTACTTCCTCTCATCGATGAAAGAGAATCGGCTATTTGAAATTTTAGAGGACCGAGTTCGAGATGAAGGGGGAGAAGAAGAGCTCATGGCAGTTGCTCAGCTTGCTAAGAGATGCCTAAAACATAAGGGGGAAGAACGACCTACAATGAAGGAAGTGGTAGTGGAGCTGGAGCGGCTAAGGTCCCATGAACATCCCTGGGAACCCAACAATCATGAAGAGATTGAGATCTTGTTAGGTGAAACTTCACAAGGCCATGCTAGCAATTCAACATATTCAACATGTGAATATAGTGTTGATAGCCACACGCTATCAGCATTAGAGATCGGACACTAG